One window of Paenibacillus albicereus genomic DNA carries:
- a CDS encoding class I SAM-dependent methyltransferase, translating into MDSKERFSSRVEDYVKFRPGYPAEAIDAILEQGGLAPESAVADIGAGTGIFSGLLMERGLRVMAIEPNADMARAAWTAHGPNELFGIMLAPAEDTGLASESLDAIVCAQSFHWFDQEAAKAEFARILKPDKRAFLVWNSRLTAGTPFLERYEALLHEYGTDYASVNHRNISPERLQAFFREGTLTRRAFPNRQRFDYEGVKGRLLSSSYAPQAGDPRHEPMLAELRRIFDETQQDGTIDFDYETEVFSGEV; encoded by the coding sequence ATGGACAGCAAGGAACGCTTCTCCAGCCGAGTGGAGGACTACGTCAAGTTCCGGCCGGGCTATCCGGCGGAGGCGATCGACGCCATCCTGGAGCAGGGAGGGCTCGCGCCGGAGTCGGCGGTCGCTGACATCGGGGCGGGCACGGGCATCTTTTCGGGCCTCCTGATGGAAAGGGGGCTGCGCGTCATGGCGATCGAGCCGAACGCCGACATGGCGCGCGCGGCCTGGACGGCGCATGGTCCGAACGAGCTGTTCGGCATCATGCTGGCGCCGGCGGAGGATACGGGGCTGGCGAGCGAATCGCTCGACGCGATCGTCTGCGCGCAGTCGTTCCACTGGTTCGACCAGGAGGCGGCCAAGGCGGAGTTCGCGCGCATCCTGAAGCCGGACAAGCGCGCTTTCCTCGTGTGGAATTCGCGGCTCACGGCCGGCACGCCGTTCCTCGAGCGCTACGAGGCGCTGCTGCACGAATACGGCACCGACTACGCCAGCGTCAACCACCGCAACATCTCGCCGGAGCGGCTGCAGGCGTTCTTCCGCGAGGGCACGCTGACGCGCCGGGCGTTCCCGAACCGCCAGCGGTTCGACTACGAGGGCGTCAAGGGGCGGCTGCTCTCCTCCTCCTACGCGCCGCAGGCCGGCGATCCGCGGCATGAGCCGATGCTGGCGGAGCTGCGCCGCATCTTCGACGAGACGCAGCAGGACGGCACGATTGATTTCGACTACGAGACGGAAGTGTTCAGCGGCGAGGTATAG
- the tyrS gene encoding tyrosine--tRNA ligase, whose amino-acid sequence MTKNQAAVNAALLDDLEYRGLVYQVTNREELEKALAEGPITLYCGFDPTADSLHIGSLLPILMLRRFQLAGHNSIALVGGGTGLIGDPSGRSTERSLNTDETVAGWTQALGKQLSRFLDFETPQNPARLVSNYDWLAPLDIITFLRDIGKNFTVNYMLAKDSVDSRLANGISFTEFSYMILQAYDFLKLNQDHGVRLQLGGSDQWGNITAGLDLIGKTGGSGAYGITMPLVTKSDGKKFGKSESGAVWLDRSKTSAYAFYQFWINTDDADVVRFLKYFTFLTREEIASLEALVASQPEKREAQRELARQVTRIVHGEQAVESAEKITAALFSGDVTQLSEDELVEALSDMPTTVLADAESTGLIDLLVETKAAPSRRQAKQDIESGAVAVNGVKQTGIDTALTAEHRLHGRYLVLRRGKKNYYLVKFE is encoded by the coding sequence ATGACGAAGAACCAAGCGGCCGTGAACGCGGCGCTGCTCGACGATCTGGAGTACCGGGGCCTGGTCTACCAGGTCACGAACCGCGAGGAGCTGGAAAAAGCGCTGGCCGAAGGGCCGATCACGCTGTACTGCGGCTTCGACCCGACGGCGGACAGCCTGCACATCGGCAGCCTGCTGCCGATCCTGATGCTGCGCCGCTTTCAGCTGGCGGGCCACAACTCGATCGCGCTCGTCGGCGGCGGCACCGGCCTGATCGGCGATCCGAGCGGCCGCTCCACGGAGCGCTCGCTCAACACGGACGAGACGGTCGCCGGCTGGACGCAGGCGCTCGGCAAGCAGCTGTCGCGCTTCCTCGACTTCGAGACGCCGCAGAACCCCGCCCGCCTCGTCAGCAACTACGACTGGCTGGCGCCGCTCGACATCATCACGTTCCTGCGCGACATCGGCAAGAACTTCACCGTCAACTACATGCTCGCCAAGGACTCGGTCGACTCGCGGCTGGCCAACGGCATCTCGTTCACGGAGTTCAGCTACATGATCCTGCAGGCGTATGATTTCTTGAAGCTGAACCAGGACCACGGCGTGCGGCTGCAGCTCGGCGGCAGCGACCAGTGGGGCAACATCACGGCGGGCCTCGACCTGATCGGCAAGACCGGCGGCAGCGGCGCATACGGCATCACGATGCCGCTCGTGACCAAAAGCGACGGCAAGAAGTTCGGCAAGTCCGAGTCGGGCGCCGTCTGGCTCGACCGCTCCAAGACGAGCGCGTACGCGTTCTACCAGTTTTGGATCAACACCGACGACGCGGACGTCGTCCGGTTCCTGAAGTACTTCACGTTCCTGACGCGCGAGGAGATCGCGAGCTTGGAGGCGCTCGTCGCCTCGCAGCCGGAGAAGCGCGAGGCCCAGCGCGAGCTGGCCCGCCAGGTGACCCGCATCGTGCACGGCGAGCAGGCGGTGGAGAGCGCCGAGAAGATCACGGCCGCGCTGTTCTCCGGCGACGTCACGCAGCTGAGCGAGGACGAGCTCGTCGAGGCGCTGTCGGACATGCCGACGACTGTGCTCGCGGATGCCGAATCGACCGGCCTCATCGACCTGCTGGTCGAGACGAAGGCCGCACCGTCGCGCCGTCAGGCCAAGCAGGACATCGAGAGCGGAGCGGTAGCGGTGAACGGCGTCAAGCAGACCGGCATCGACACCGCGCTGACGGCGGAGCATCGCCTGCATGGCCGCTACCTCGTGCTGCGCCGCGGCAAGAAGAACTACTACCTCGTGAAGTTCGAGTAG
- a CDS encoding DinB family protein, which translates to MHVWFKYNWIVRDQWYEWCAQLPEEELARERVGGMGSILKTFQHIIDVEWSWIQQLQEAAFPSKPVPWLATLAEVRELDRQYRSDIEPFILGWDDSMETRLMEDVTGDGDVEQHAWGEVMRHVLAHEIHHVGQLSIWAREMGLKPVSANFIGKGLIPIR; encoded by the coding sequence ATGCACGTCTGGTTCAAGTACAACTGGATCGTCCGGGATCAATGGTACGAATGGTGCGCTCAGCTGCCGGAGGAGGAGCTGGCTCGGGAACGGGTCGGCGGCATGGGAAGCATCCTCAAGACGTTCCAGCATATCATCGATGTAGAGTGGAGCTGGATTCAGCAGCTGCAGGAGGCAGCCTTCCCTTCCAAGCCGGTTCCATGGCTCGCCACGCTCGCCGAGGTGCGGGAGCTGGACCGTCAATACCGGTCCGACATCGAGCCGTTCATCCTCGGCTGGGACGACTCCATGGAGACGCGGCTGATGGAGGACGTCACCGGCGATGGAGACGTCGAGCAGCACGCCTGGGGAGAGGTCATGCGGCATGTGCTCGCCCATGAGATCCACCATGTCGGCCAGCTGTCCATCTGGGCGCGGGAGATGGGGCTGAAGCCGGTGTCGGCCAACTTCATCGGCAAGGGCTTGATTCCGATCCGATGA
- a CDS encoding LacI family DNA-binding transcriptional regulator, whose amino-acid sequence MKKVTLQMIADKLNVSKALVSKALSGDSAVNEVTREIIWKTAEEEGYRIKGRKPGSAPGTGNLAVLMPRAYLDDPEYWGKIIKGIDAELAKQGYSMLLSSIDVSMKVKDGMPLGITERKVDGVIVLGQLPEAYTDQLTKRKLPFVLVDPDAQHPELDLVLANNYLGASQAAQLLLRQGHRRLAFVGDAHTTWSFSERRRGFEDAIAAHNRKQAEDGAELALIEGMGVSGSGMYTKPEFAATLERELRAERPVTAMFCANDLIAFDALKLLQPLGLECPTDVSIVGFDDLSLAELNQPGLTTVKVPKEEMGSRAVQIVLGRIAEPEKLPELVMLSTTLVKRASAAAAAGADGDAEPEAERAATAGA is encoded by the coding sequence ATGAAAAAAGTGACGCTGCAAATGATCGCCGATAAATTGAACGTATCCAAAGCGCTCGTATCCAAAGCTCTGTCCGGGGACAGCGCGGTGAACGAGGTGACGCGGGAAATCATCTGGAAAACCGCCGAGGAGGAAGGCTACCGGATCAAGGGCCGCAAGCCGGGCTCCGCTCCGGGCACGGGCAATCTGGCGGTGCTCATGCCGCGGGCATACCTCGACGATCCCGAGTATTGGGGCAAGATCATCAAGGGCATCGACGCCGAGCTCGCCAAGCAGGGCTACAGCATGCTCCTGTCGAGCATCGACGTGTCGATGAAGGTGAAGGACGGCATGCCGCTGGGCATCACGGAACGCAAGGTGGACGGCGTCATCGTGCTCGGCCAGCTGCCGGAGGCTTACACGGACCAGTTGACGAAGCGCAAGCTGCCGTTCGTGCTCGTCGATCCCGACGCGCAGCATCCGGAGCTCGACCTCGTGCTGGCGAACAACTACCTCGGCGCGAGCCAGGCGGCGCAGCTGCTGCTTCGCCAAGGCCATCGCCGCCTGGCGTTTGTCGGCGACGCCCATACGACGTGGAGCTTCTCGGAGCGTCGGCGCGGCTTCGAGGACGCCATCGCCGCCCACAACCGCAAGCAGGCCGAGGACGGGGCGGAGCTGGCCCTCATCGAAGGCATGGGCGTAAGCGGCAGCGGGATGTACACCAAGCCGGAGTTCGCGGCGACGCTGGAGCGGGAACTGCGGGCGGAGCGTCCGGTTACGGCGATGTTCTGCGCCAACGACCTGATCGCCTTCGACGCGCTCAAGCTGCTGCAGCCGCTCGGACTGGAATGCCCGACGGACGTGTCGATCGTCGGCTTCGACGACCTGTCGCTGGCGGAGCTGAACCAGCCGGGCCTGACGACGGTCAAGGTGCCCAAGGAAGAAATGGGCTCGCGCGCGGTGCAGATCGTGCTCGGCCGCATCGCCGAGCCGGAGAAGCTCCCGGAGCTCGTCATGCTGTCGACGACGCTGGTGAAGCGGGCTTCCGCCGCTGCTGCTGCGGGCGCGGACGGGGATGCGGAGCCGGAGGCGGAGAGAGCGGCCACGGCCGGAGCTTGA
- a CDS encoding glycoside hydrolase 5 family protein, whose protein sequence is MRSKGFVARAGSRLELEGKPFRFAGPNVYWLGLDENVDGIAWPTEFRVRDALDTALEMGATVVRSHTLGASQGHPLSIMPEPDRYNEEALRRVDFAIREAAARGLRLIVPLVCNWSYYHGGRSTFASWRGLEDPLSFYADPEIKETFKRYIAMLLTRMNTLTGRAYRDDPTILAWELGNELNDAPAEWVREMAVHIKDLDRNHLVAHGKQFELDRDKLGIEELDILDVHYYPADADALARDAADTAAAGKVYLCGEYGWTEDGLEAFLERAEKDGNVAGTLFWSLFPHADDAGYVPHYDGFSLHYPGTGVSPDYERRCLALRSHAYRMSGRDVPACLVPEAPAISSAAERVAFRGVVGAARYTVEKSTRGAAGPWTAVFDARPADHDMPWQDPTRAHGTRTWYRVRALAPDGAAGAWSEPFESEPFTPRG, encoded by the coding sequence ATGAGGAGCAAAGGGTTTGTTGCCCGCGCAGGCAGCCGTCTGGAGCTGGAGGGCAAGCCGTTCCGGTTCGCTGGGCCGAATGTCTACTGGCTCGGGCTCGACGAGAATGTGGACGGAATCGCCTGGCCGACGGAATTCCGCGTCCGCGACGCGCTGGATACGGCGCTGGAGATGGGGGCGACCGTCGTCCGCTCGCATACGCTGGGCGCGTCTCAGGGGCATCCGCTCTCCATCATGCCGGAGCCGGATCGCTACAACGAAGAAGCGCTGCGCCGGGTGGACTTCGCGATCCGCGAGGCTGCGGCGAGAGGACTGCGGCTGATCGTGCCGCTTGTCTGTAACTGGTCGTATTACCACGGCGGACGTTCTACGTTCGCGAGCTGGAGAGGACTGGAGGATCCGCTGTCCTTTTATGCCGATCCGGAGATCAAGGAGACGTTCAAGCGGTACATCGCCATGCTGCTGACTCGAATGAATACGCTTACAGGAAGGGCTTACCGCGATGATCCGACGATCCTGGCCTGGGAGCTCGGGAACGAGCTGAACGACGCGCCCGCCGAGTGGGTCCGGGAAATGGCCGTTCATATCAAGGATCTCGATCGGAACCATCTCGTCGCGCACGGCAAGCAGTTCGAGCTCGATCGCGACAAGCTCGGCATCGAGGAGCTGGACATCCTCGACGTGCATTATTATCCGGCCGACGCGGATGCGCTGGCGAGGGACGCGGCCGACACGGCCGCTGCCGGCAAGGTCTACCTCTGCGGAGAGTACGGCTGGACGGAGGACGGACTGGAGGCGTTCCTGGAGCGGGCGGAGAAGGACGGCAACGTCGCCGGAACGCTGTTCTGGTCGTTGTTTCCGCATGCGGACGATGCTGGGTATGTGCCCCACTACGACGGCTTCTCGCTGCACTATCCCGGCACGGGCGTAAGCCCCGATTACGAGCGGCGCTGCCTGGCTCTGAGAAGCCATGCCTATCGGATGAGCGGGCGGGACGTGCCCGCATGCCTCGTCCCGGAGGCGCCGGCGATTTCCTCGGCGGCCGAGCGCGTCGCGTTCCGCGGCGTCGTCGGAGCGGCCCGCTACACGGTTGAAAAGAGCACGCGCGGAGCGGCCGGACCGTGGACGGCTGTCTTCGACGCTCGACCGGCGGACCACGACATGCCATGGCAGGACCCGACCCGCGCGCACGGCACGCGCACCTGGTATCGCGTGCGGGCGCTCGCGCCGGACGGAGCGGCCGGAGCGTGGTCGGAGCCGTTCGAGTCGGAGCCGTTCACCCCGCGCGGCTGA
- a CDS encoding glycine C-acetyltransferase codes for MAGLDFLNGELEELKRQGKYRLPSVWESGSGAWMDIGGRRVLQMASNNYLGLTDHPRLKRAAVEATEKYGVGAGSVRTISGTLDIHEQLELELARFKDTEAALVFQSGFTTNQGVFGTLLQEGDVVISDELNHASIIDGIRLTKAARRIYKHKDMDSLEQALRESSGYRTRFVVTDGVFSMDGDIAPLPQIVELAERYDAVVCVDDAHASGVLGRFGKGSTDHFGLHGRVHIQIGTLSKAVGVVGGYAAGSQALKEYLIHKARPFLFSTSQTPAVAAACLEAIRVLQDSPELGERLHASASSFRTRLQADGFDTGVSETPIMPIVIGDSARTMRFSARLLELGVFAPGIVYPTVGEGKGRVRFIVTAMHSDEDLAFARDALLQAGREFGLV; via the coding sequence ATGGCAGGATTGGACTTTCTGAACGGCGAGCTGGAGGAGCTGAAGCGGCAGGGGAAATACCGGCTGCCCTCCGTCTGGGAAAGCGGCTCGGGCGCCTGGATGGACATCGGCGGCCGGCGCGTGCTGCAGATGGCGTCCAACAACTACCTCGGCCTGACGGACCACCCGCGGCTCAAGCGGGCGGCGGTCGAGGCGACGGAAAAGTACGGCGTCGGCGCCGGCTCCGTCCGCACGATCTCCGGCACGCTGGACATCCATGAGCAGCTCGAGCTGGAGCTGGCCCGGTTCAAGGACACGGAAGCCGCGCTGGTGTTCCAGTCCGGCTTCACGACGAACCAGGGCGTGTTCGGCACGCTGCTGCAGGAGGGCGACGTCGTCATCAGCGACGAGCTCAACCACGCCAGCATCATCGACGGCATCCGCCTGACCAAGGCGGCGCGCCGCATCTACAAGCACAAGGACATGGACAGCCTGGAGCAGGCGCTGCGGGAATCGTCCGGCTATCGGACGCGCTTCGTCGTGACCGACGGCGTGTTCAGCATGGACGGCGACATCGCGCCGCTGCCGCAGATCGTGGAGCTGGCGGAGCGCTACGACGCGGTCGTCTGCGTCGACGACGCGCATGCGAGCGGCGTGCTGGGACGCTTCGGCAAAGGCTCGACGGATCATTTCGGCCTCCACGGCCGGGTCCATATCCAGATCGGCACGCTGTCCAAGGCGGTCGGCGTCGTCGGCGGCTACGCCGCCGGCAGCCAGGCGCTCAAGGAGTACCTCATCCACAAGGCGCGGCCGTTCCTGTTCAGCACATCGCAGACGCCGGCCGTGGCGGCCGCCTGCCTGGAAGCGATCCGCGTGCTGCAGGACAGCCCCGAGCTGGGCGAGCGCCTGCACGCCTCCGCCTCTTCGTTCCGCACGCGGCTGCAGGCCGACGGCTTCGACACCGGCGTCAGCGAGACGCCGATCATGCCGATCGTCATCGGCGACTCGGCGCGCACGATGCGCTTTTCGGCGCGGCTGCTGGAGCTCGGCGTGTTCGCGCCCGGTATCGTCTATCCGACGGTCGGCGAGGGCAAGGGCCGCGTCCGCTTCATCGTCACCGCGATGCACAGCGACGAGGACCTCGCCTTCGCGCGCGACGCGCTGCTGCAGGCCGGACGGGAGTTCGGACTGGTGTAG
- the tdh gene encoding L-threonine 3-dehydrogenase, which produces MPTTMTGLVKAERKPGAVLRELPIPDIGPDEVRIRVKASSICGTDMHIYRWDDWAEQNVVTPNVFGHEFAGIVDEIGSAVRGIAPGDRVSAEGHIVCGACKQCRSGNAHVCPHTRSFGISAPGCFADYAVTKAVNVIPNDPSLPHELACLQDPLGNAVHTVLSGDIVGRSVAVVGCGPIGLMAIQVAKAVGAGRIVAVDLHDYRLGMAAQLGADACVKPGPGVDTAKELRRLTDGAGIEVGLEMSGSGAAITSLLEAMAPAGRVSLLGIPPKAVPIDLGRHVIFKGLEVHGITGRRMYRTWHQLKGLLDSKRIDLQPLVDHTFTLDRFEEAFERMGSGQCAKIVFKH; this is translated from the coding sequence ATGCCAACGACGATGACCGGCCTCGTGAAGGCCGAACGCAAGCCCGGAGCCGTGCTCCGGGAGCTGCCGATCCCGGACATCGGACCGGACGAGGTCCGCATCCGCGTGAAGGCCAGCTCCATCTGCGGCACGGACATGCATATCTACCGCTGGGACGACTGGGCGGAGCAGAACGTCGTCACGCCCAATGTGTTCGGCCATGAGTTCGCCGGCATCGTCGACGAGATCGGCAGCGCGGTGCGCGGCATCGCCCCCGGCGACCGCGTGTCCGCCGAGGGCCACATCGTCTGCGGCGCCTGCAAGCAGTGCCGTTCCGGCAACGCCCATGTCTGCCCGCACACGCGCAGCTTCGGCATCAGCGCGCCGGGCTGCTTCGCGGATTATGCCGTCACCAAGGCGGTCAACGTCATTCCGAACGATCCTTCGCTGCCGCATGAGCTGGCGTGCCTGCAGGACCCGCTCGGCAACGCCGTGCACACGGTGCTGTCCGGCGACATCGTCGGCCGCTCCGTGGCCGTCGTCGGCTGCGGCCCGATCGGCCTGATGGCGATCCAGGTCGCCAAGGCGGTCGGAGCCGGACGCATCGTCGCGGTCGACCTCCATGACTACCGGCTCGGCATGGCGGCGCAGCTCGGGGCGGACGCATGCGTAAAGCCCGGCCCTGGCGTAGACACGGCAAAGGAGCTGCGGCGCTTGACGGACGGCGCCGGCATCGAGGTCGGCCTGGAGATGTCCGGCAGCGGCGCGGCGATCACGAGCCTGCTGGAGGCGATGGCCCCCGCCGGCCGCGTGTCGCTGCTCGGCATCCCGCCCAAGGCGGTGCCGATCGATCTGGGGCGGCATGTCATTTTCAAAGGGCTCGAGGTGCATGGCATCACGGGGCGGCGGATGTACCGGACGTGGCATCAGCTCAAGGGGCTGCTCGACTCGAAGCGGATCGACCTGCAGCCGCTCGTCGACCATACGTTCACGCTGGACCGCTTCGAGGAAGCGTTCGAGCGGATGGGCTCGGGGCAGTGCGCCAAGATCGTGTTCAAGCACTGA
- a CDS encoding helix-turn-helix domain-containing protein yields the protein MDTMVLRVARNLKRIRKSRGHSLDKLSELTGVSKTMLAQIERADSNPTITILWKIASGLRISVSDLIEEDRKSVTLVPASAVVPITADDGRYASYPLFPYSDESRFEIYRVVMQPGCAYESEPHHEGVEEYVVVTRGALRLRIGEEWHAASAGDAIRFSADQPHAYHNESAEETELQSIIRYPF from the coding sequence ATGGATACGATGGTGCTGCGCGTCGCCCGCAACCTCAAACGAATCCGCAAGTCCAGGGGCCATAGCCTGGACAAGCTGTCCGAGCTGACCGGCGTCAGCAAGACGATGCTCGCCCAGATCGAGCGCGCGGACTCCAATCCGACGATCACGATCCTGTGGAAGATCGCCAGCGGCCTGCGCATCTCGGTATCCGACCTGATCGAGGAGGACCGCAAGAGCGTGACCCTCGTCCCCGCCTCGGCCGTCGTGCCGATCACGGCCGACGACGGACGCTACGCGAGCTACCCGCTGTTTCCGTACAGCGACGAATCCCGCTTCGAGATTTACCGCGTCGTCATGCAGCCCGGCTGCGCCTACGAGTCCGAGCCCCATCACGAGGGCGTCGAGGAATACGTCGTCGTCACGCGCGGCGCGCTGCGCCTGCGCATCGGCGAGGAGTGGCACGCGGCATCCGCGGGCGACGCCATCCGCTTCAGCGCGGACCAGCCCCATGCCTACCACAACGAATCCGCCGAGGAGACCGAGCTGCAGAGCATCATCCGCTATCCGTTTTGA
- a CDS encoding LacI family DNA-binding transcriptional regulator → MAKLKDIAERLGVSISTVSRAISGDRTRPVSEETKRKVLEAARELGYPLQGGLAHAAGTDRVQLTCILPGSLMGHHPYFTAVLEGFHRKLEELGQPPALMRASEELREPGRLQSMLEESGTRGVLALSWYDSRLYAQLAEAAVPVIGVSLNDESVVGIPIVDCDRLAAARMAVRHLQERGHERIGFVGGPAFDRTLERDERYIGYKFAMLEADRHPDPRWIVNSEWIIEKSYSETLEMLRRLEPFERPDAIFCASDSLAIPAMRAVIDSGLRIPEDVAFVGMDNIEFAQYTSPPLTSVHVPREEIGAAACTFLLDYALGGHQGARKLLLPCELIVRESSGAAPAGAVLAEEQPREPAGK, encoded by the coding sequence TTGGCTAAGCTCAAAGACATCGCCGAGCGGCTCGGCGTATCGATATCGACCGTATCCCGCGCGATCAGCGGAGACCGGACGCGCCCGGTCAGCGAGGAGACGAAGCGCAAGGTGCTGGAGGCGGCGCGGGAGCTGGGCTATCCGCTGCAAGGGGGGCTGGCTCATGCGGCAGGAACGGACCGCGTCCAGCTGACCTGCATCCTGCCGGGCAGCCTGATGGGGCATCACCCGTATTTCACCGCCGTGCTCGAAGGCTTCCACCGCAAGCTGGAGGAGCTCGGCCAGCCGCCGGCGCTGATGCGCGCGAGCGAGGAGCTGCGGGAGCCGGGACGGCTGCAGTCCATGCTGGAGGAAAGCGGCACCCGAGGCGTGCTGGCGCTCAGCTGGTATGATTCTCGGCTGTACGCGCAGCTGGCGGAGGCAGCCGTGCCGGTCATCGGCGTCAGTCTCAACGACGAGTCGGTCGTCGGCATCCCGATCGTCGATTGCGACCGGCTGGCTGCCGCCCGGATGGCGGTCCGCCATTTGCAGGAGAGGGGACATGAGCGGATCGGCTTCGTCGGCGGGCCGGCGTTCGACCGCACCTTGGAGCGGGACGAGCGGTACATCGGCTACAAGTTCGCGATGCTGGAGGCGGACCGGCATCCCGATCCGCGCTGGATCGTCAACTCCGAGTGGATCATCGAGAAAAGCTACAGCGAGACGCTCGAGATGCTGAGACGACTCGAGCCTTTCGAGCGGCCCGATGCCATCTTCTGCGCGAGCGACTCGCTGGCGATCCCGGCGATGCGGGCCGTCATCGACTCGGGTCTGCGCATTCCGGAGGATGTCGCCTTCGTCGGCATGGACAATATCGAGTTCGCCCAGTACACGTCGCCGCCGCTGACTTCGGTCCACGTGCCTCGGGAGGAGATCGGCGCGGCCGCCTGCACGTTCCTGCTGGACTATGCGCTGGGCGGGCATCAGGGCGCTCGGAAGCTGCTGCTCCCTTGCGAGCTCATCGTGCGGGAGTCGTCCGGCGCCGCACCGGCCGGAGCGGTGTTGGCGGAGGAGCAGCCGCGCGAGCCGGCGGGGAAGTAG
- a CDS encoding ABC transporter permease translates to MLAESASSPSPTPPAGGGASAPLRPLAKRGRPAGGSPLARRIARNWQLYAMIAPVLAYYFVFHYAPMYGIQIAFKDFRINKGIWDSPWAGFKHFERFFDSYFFERLLTNTLELGAYLLAVGFPIPILLALLLNEAGSERFKKFVQTVTYAPHFLSTVVVVGMLMIFLNPRYGLVNTMLVSLGGEAVNFMADPAWFKTLYVLSDVWQTMGWSSIIYLAALGGIDPALHEAARVDGASRLRRIWHINLPGIRPTILILLILNVGSIMSIGFEKVLLMQNNLNLASSDIIDTYVYRSGILDANYSFSAAIGLFSAVINFVLLVTVNSIARRAGGSSLW, encoded by the coding sequence CTGCTCGCGGAGTCCGCCTCATCGCCTTCGCCGACGCCGCCCGCAGGCGGCGGGGCGTCTGCGCCGCTCCGGCCTCTCGCCAAGCGAGGCCGCCCTGCCGGCGGATCGCCGCTCGCGCGCCGGATCGCCCGCAACTGGCAGCTGTACGCGATGATCGCGCCGGTCCTCGCCTATTACTTCGTGTTCCACTACGCCCCGATGTACGGCATCCAGATCGCGTTCAAGGACTTCCGCATCAACAAGGGCATCTGGGACAGCCCATGGGCCGGCTTCAAGCATTTCGAGCGCTTTTTCGACAGCTACTTCTTCGAGCGGCTGCTGACGAACACGCTCGAGCTCGGCGCCTATCTGCTGGCGGTCGGCTTTCCGATCCCGATCCTGCTCGCCCTGCTGCTGAACGAAGCCGGCTCCGAGAGGTTCAAGAAGTTCGTGCAGACGGTCACGTACGCGCCGCACTTCCTCTCGACGGTCGTCGTCGTCGGCATGCTCATGATCTTCCTCAACCCCCGCTACGGCCTCGTCAATACGATGCTCGTCTCGCTGGGAGGCGAAGCCGTCAACTTCATGGCCGACCCGGCCTGGTTCAAGACGCTGTACGTGCTCTCCGACGTCTGGCAGACGATGGGCTGGAGCTCGATCATCTACCTCGCCGCGCTCGGCGGCATCGATCCCGCGCTGCACGAAGCGGCCCGCGTCGACGGGGCGAGCCGGCTGCGGCGCATCTGGCACATCAACCTGCCGGGCATCCGCCCGACGATCCTCATCCTGCTCATCCTGAACGTCGGCAGCATCATGTCGATCGGCTTCGAAAAGGTGCTGCTCATGCAGAACAACCTGAACCTCGCCAGCTCGGACATCATCGACACCTACGTGTACCGCAGCGGCATCCTGGACGCGAACTACAGCTTCTCGGCGGCGATCGGTCTGTTCAGCGCCGTCATCAACTTCGTCCTGCTCGTGACGGTCAATTCCATCGCCCGCCGCGCCGGCGGCAGCAGCCTGTGGTAA